Proteins encoded within one genomic window of Anastrepha ludens isolate Willacy chromosome 4, idAnaLude1.1, whole genome shotgun sequence:
- the LOC128859548 gene encoding probable splicing factor, arginine/serine-rich 7 — translation MAGGNQARVIQVTNIAPQATKDQMQTLFGNIGKIEEIRLYPTVRDVSCPVQSRICYVKYAESSYVPVAQHLTNTVFIDRALIVIPVLAIPEEYRALEMSKNGTIVPGLQRPDSKLPPEVINRIEGQSPQQVIKTYDPKLLDNNLPEYPALPSFYDSRKIEEIRRTIIVCDVKNEWRLDDLMECFQRAGEVKYARWAEKDSKTYCMIEFCDQPSIIHALKMQGQEFKGGYLNVYHSTDSITKPEAKSNEAAQAEIEEAMTIVKEAQNMISAAIDPVIGMLAKDKRRRSRSRSRSRDRRTSRSRSHRSRSRRRSRSRTRKRSRSKSKRRSRSHSRGSRSRKRSRSRKRSRSRRKSRSRSRSKRRSRSRDRRAKRSRSRHRRSTSRSRRSRSRTKRSRSRERKRSHRARDEKRSRSSRSRSKRRSPSLSTRSRSSRSKDIVPPLKSSSSSKRRSRTPDRKLKPITEDIEVKSTRSSVDSKPRKSVSVEKSDNMDISNSP, via the exons ATGGCTGGTGGAAATCAAGCTCGCGTCATACAAGTGACGAATATCGCACCCCAGGCCACTAAAGATCAAATGCAAACCTTATTTGGTAATAttggaaaaattgaagaaatcagATTATACCCAACTGTGCGCGATGTATCATGTCCGGTGCAGTCACGTATATGTTACGTCAAGTATGCCGAAAGTAGCTATGTACCGGTGGCCCAACATCTTACTAATACTGTTTTTATTGATCGAGCACTTATCGTCATACCTGTATTGGCAATACCGGAAGAATATCGAGCATTGGAGATGTCCAAAAATGGCACAATTGTACCTGGGCTGCAGAGGCCCGATTCAAAACTGCCTCCGGAAGTTATAAACCGCATTGAGGGCCAGTCGCCTCAACAG gtAATAAAGACCTACGACCCCAAACTACTAGACAACAATTTACCAGAGTATCCAGCTTTGCCGTCTTTCTATGATTCTCGAAAAATTGAGGAAATACGTAGGACTATCATTGTATGCGATGTCAAAAATGAGTGGCGTCTAGACGATTTGATGGAATGTTTTCAACGCGCTGGTGAGGTGAAATATGCACGTTGGGCGGAGAAGGATAGTAAAACGTATTGCATGATCGAATTCTGCGATCAGCCAAGTATTATTCATGCTCTTAAAATGCAAGGACAAGAATTCAAAGGTGGATATCTGAACGTTTACCATTCAACTGATTCTATTACCAAACCGGAAGCAAAATCGAATGAAGCAGCGCAGGCGGAAATTGAAGAGGCAATGACTATAGTAAAAGAAGCCCAAAATATGATATCTGCTGCAATTGATCCAGTCATTGGAATGCTAGCTAAGGATAAGCGTCGACGTTCTCGCTCACGTTCAAGGTCTCGTGATCGTCGTACTAGCCGTTCTCGTTCCCATCGTTCACGTTCAAGGCGTCGTTCTCGGTCTCGTACTCGTAAACGATCGCGAAGCAAGTCTAAGCGACGTTCTCGCTCACATTCTCGAGGTTCACGCTCACGCAAGCGTTCCCGTTCAAGAAAGCGTTCTCGCTCTCGTCGTAAAAGTCGATCCCGGTCTCGTTCTAAACGACGCTCACGTTCTCGTGATCGTCGTGCTAAACGTTCTCGTTCGCGGCATCGTCGTAGCACATCGAGATCGCGTCGTTCTCGTTCGCGTACCAAACGCTCACGATCAAGAGAACGTAAACGTTCACACCGAGCCCGCGATGAAAAACGTTCCCGTTCTTCACGTTCACGCAGCAAACGCCGTTCACCATCTCTATCAACACGATCACGTTCAAGCCGCAGCAAGGACATTGTTCCACCTTTAAAGTCATCATCTTCGTCTAAACGGCGTTCGCGTACACCAGATCGCAAGTTAAAACCCATTACAGAAGATATTGAAGTTAAAAGTACACGATCTAGTGTCGATTCCAAGCCGCGAAAATCTGTTAGCGTAGAGAAATCAGATAATATGGATATATCTAATTCACCATAA
- the LOC128859550 gene encoding uncharacterized protein LOC128859550: MIEYEISYLQFVVTSALRLNEQIAEEEKLKGMSLLYVSSTILEQTNQSTLLLCLISTSFGYLITYVETSCIFKFGDGSAWIYFLSQKKLNALQFRDGDFRQT; this comes from the exons ATGATAGAATACGAGATTTCGTATCTCCAATTCGTAGTGACGTCAGCGCTGCGTCTAAATGAACAAATTGCAGAAGAAGAAAAGCTGAAAGGCATGTCTTTGTTGTATGTTTCATCAACAATATTAGAACAGACAAatcaaagcacattgcttttatGTTTAATATCTACTAGCTTTGGTtatcttataacttatgttgaAACAAGttgtatatttaaatttggTGATGGCAGTGCA TGGATCTATTTTCTGtcgcaaaagaaattaaatgcgCTACAGTTTCGTGATGGTGATTTTCGGCAAACTTAA